The Nymphaea colorata isolate Beijing-Zhang1983 chromosome 7, ASM883128v2, whole genome shotgun sequence DNA window ttcgaatttcaaaagtgagggtttctcCTTATTGGACCTTGTCTAATACCCCTCGCAgaaaccgccctcaggctcggttttccaaacaaaagcaataagCCATTTTCTAATTCAATTTAATGACAACAAAGCTAAGTAGAGCAGTGATGCCATAGAGTAATGCCATAGTGCAAAACACATCACGTTCAAAATTAACACAATAATCACTATTTCAAAGTAAGAGAGTTCAACACCcttttcctgaaatttaaataatacaaaaggtATCACAGAGCAATAATGCATAACATTACAGTTTTTCCATCgaaattgcaaacaaatttataaaaacccTCTTTTAGCAATTTTAAGAACTCAAAGGGTACTGATTCACAATTTCGAAAGAGTTCTTTGGTTCttatagaaaataacttttgcGGACCcctttttgaagatgtttttaccaaaaacgttgcggcatgaatgcttaaaaattataacagcTTTTTCGTAAATTTTGCTAAAGAGGTGGATccgttttgtaatttttgagttttgatataaaaacgGATCGCactcgtttttcttcatttctcgccctcgttttctctctcttcgcgCGGGAGCGCCTCCCTCCTCTCGCTCGACCGATAGAGGTGCTTCCCTCTTCCTCAAAGGGAAACGAACCAGCGAGAGAGGAGCGTCTCCCTCTCACGAGCTCCAACGCTCGAGTTCCATGGCGCCGCCCACCGACCGTCCGACATTTTCCGCCATCGCCTCTTCCTCTGCCCTCATTTTTCACCAGCATGGAGAAGACAACCTACCCAAACCCGGTGCTTCAATGGCGTCGTTCTCACTGGCATTCCGCGACGTGGAGTAGAGAATGTGTAAGGGACCTCGACGGATCCTTGCTCCCACAGGTGACAGAGAGGAGGGCCATCGACCTTTCCTTTGTCCAGCGGCAGCGGTAGTAGCCACTGTCCCGACCAGCAATGGACGGCAAAACCCCTCGATTCATTCTCAGTTTTCTGTCAACACGGAAGAGTTGAGTATGGTTTCGTCGGATGCCACAATGGACTGGTCGAGGGCAACTGGTCGGCTTCCGTggtagaagaaaaggaaatcgaGAGTTGCGCTCTCCGCGGAAAAGGGGATGACTAAACAGGTGTTTCCGTCTACCCTCTCAGTATAccaccttcacttttttttttcttgtttactgTTTTGGGGTTTACCCATAGTCGAGCAGAGCATGCCTTGCCCTCTGTCGACTATGAGATATGCATGCTCTGTTTTTAGGATTGAATGAAGTTTGGTTTCTCACCGATGAACACACATAGCATAATACAGAAAATTCGAGTATTTCAAAGCATAAGCAGAACGGAAATCTAGAACCTCATGCTTGATTCATTTCAGAACATATGCATACTTAGATCTACATGTATATGTCTCTATACGAAATCGCAAATACATGGCTTCATGCTACAATTTATAACTGAAAATCCCCATACTTTTTTCCAAATCCGAGATAACTTCCCGCCAGCAACTTCTCTGCCTTGGTTCTTTTCCAGCAGCCAACGACTTCAATCTTAAACTATAAAGAGGGCAAAGATGAGgacatccctctctctctctctctctctcttcctctcactCAAATTCCTTGATACTGGACGTTCTCCTCCATGGCTGCGGCAAAAGGAGTGATCAACTTCTGCAAAATGGGGTTAAATAACCCTCTACAAGGCCTGCCTTATTGCCATACAAGTTCTTTCCGTTTCTTACAAGAACAAGGAATGGTCTTACAATTTCCTTTCCCATTTCTTCTAGATCTTTTCAATTAGTAACTCAATAATGTCTTTCCATAACTGTTCTCTTGACAGTTTTGAGCTATTCCTATTAATCTTTTAAATCTACCATTTGTGATTCCTCTCCAATTTACGTTTCAATTATATAAGGAAACTTAAGAaaaatcgtgggtcttacaagaaccatatgcactataaagtcttccGCTAACTTCAGACCTAGTGCCtataattttgaagcaagatgagacattttcatAATGTGCTCCTATATGTTTCCCTTGCTTTTATATTtcagcgtcacaagtttactcaaaagatgACTTATTTTAGCCTTTTCATTCTTAGCAAAACACTTTTCAATCTCTTCGaggaacgccttggcactagcctttGCAGTAATTGAGCCCCTAAATTTTTTTGGGATTGatttcttcatgatcattagacacatgctgTTTGAGTGTTCCCACCGTTCAAAGTTCCGCTTATCTTCATGAGAATTTTCATCTATTAACTGAGGTGGGCAcgactccctaaatgcaaggtctagatccatacaacccagaaGAATCATGACAGTTTCTTTCCAATCCTTAAAATTCGAACTATTTAATTCAGGAATAGTattcaaatttgcagatatcatggaagcagaactcactgtacaaagaacaaaaaataccaaaacatgctcacaatcaatacatgtataTAGATGAaacaataaatataaatgaatttaaatacaatggcctaaatctcatcacaaggtaccagtgcaacattaatattcaatctttggattgaaatattaactgcaagtggtattcttggtcgaCAATAAATATAGATAATTAGCTCTGTCAAATAACGAAcccatctttggattgactcactattcatatggaaacctgaaaattatcacatattcattgctcTGTATgtttaaacctgaccaaacaacaatcctcctttgggttgatcattaccCGCATGGTTTAAGTATATTATCATCTAATGTTCGAAAtaggcaaattcgtacaacagaggtccctttggcgacataaagtataAATCTACTCATTTTGAACAATAGACATAGCCAAAGAACAAATTtataatccaaatattcatctatgGTACACCTACAATTTTAATAatatgcaaaacatgatacatatattaaaattcacatacaaaattgtcttatattgaatccaaaaccaaatgatttaaTGAAATAGACCCAAAggagtccaaaattttataaaccggtaccataattgtgcttaagtgggtcaagaaccactgaattaGCCTTAAAATGGTCCGTATTgttcttaaaccgcaactaaaacacccacatgGCCCTAAATAGTGCTGAATCGGTTTAAAAATTGGATGAACCAGTCAAAAATAGACCGAATCGGTTCCGAAACCCACTGAACCGAttaaaaatggctaaaatctGTTCCAAAACTAAATGAACTGGTCTGAACAGCATGGGTGGCCGCCGGTGGGTTGCGCCAGGATGGCCGGCTGTTGCCCGCCATGACGGTTGGCTGTTGCCTGTCGTGACGGTCGGCTGTTGCCCGCCGTGACGGTCGGCTGTTGCCCGCCGTGACGGTCGGCTGTTGCCCACCGTGACGGTCGGTCGTCGCCCCTCTTTCCTTTGTGCGGCTGCAACGGAAGCGAGGAAGCCagcggcaggccacccaacaacATGGGTGGCCGCCAGTGGGTCGCGCCAGGACGGCCGGTAACCAGCCGtccccctccctttctcttcctcttttgtgGTTGCGATGGAAGCCCGATGGCTTCCATCGCCCACGCCGCCGTCTCTGCTCACCTCATGGTGGGTGCCGACGGGTCGCCTCACGATGGCCAGACATCGCCCAAACGGCCGGTCGTCCCTCGCTAAAACGGTGGAATCGACCGTCGCCCAAACATTCCTGCCTCACGGTCTCATCGACGGTGGCTTCCACCGCTTCCTCAGCAACCCAAGAAAAAGTATGAGGGGTAGAGGGAGATGCAACAAATAATGGGAAAGGGCGCGGCGTGAGCAAACAcacaaattcatccaaaaattgtGCGGATGCGACaacaaataacacaaaaaattcaacgattcaacaatgaacacaggctctgataccaattgaagGGAAAAATttcctcatgcatacacaaaaatGAATATGCCCTAAATAGGAACATGTTCATGTTAAATCATTGCATCAAAACTTTAACTGTAGCGAaagcatacctgaatccatctgaacaaccAGACGGTGAGATcgcagtaggatcttccagggtctgtgCGGAGCACGTGCggtttctctcaaatgaggaagagacaaccctagaaagCGATGTTTTAAGCAACCGTGCACAACCTCAGGGACCACTGCcattttatattatgagcaattacgaattcaacccatcaaagaatccATAATTGCGTACaagtatctatacattataaaattatCACATACCATATAagatgacgtaatatcccaaaacgcaatcacttaagcggatatttacattaagacaaccataatgtctgaaattcctcattgacatatgtcagcccaccaaatgatccttacataGTTGACTTAATAACTAATCAGATGCAAAGTGACAACATTTCCCCAGAACGATTAGTTGACGCTTATTTTGCTAGTACTCTCCGGTATATTTAGTTCCAAAAACAGAAGAGTGATATAATGGGGGAGAAATATGGGCCTATCAAAGTATGATTCATCGACTGGTTGTACTTTCAGGAGTTTTTTGAATTCATGTACGGCAGGATACAACACCATCAACCAGATGGTAGCAACACTAAGCCACCGTTCCAGGTCGTCCAAAGCTGTTAAAAGATTTCTTGTTGGATAGGTGCAAAAGTTGATTGGTGGCAGAAGAACAAGGAAATCTTCTGAGTTTTCAGTATAATCCTGTACATTTTCTTATGGGAAAGGTGGTAAGAGTGGCCAAGCTGTTCATTTTCAATGCTAATGTTTCATAGTGTTTTATTATGTAATTTATTCACTAAGAAATATCCTTTTAAGGGCGCCTCTAAATCTTTTACTGTAGACACTGTTGGCGTCTCAGCAGAAACTTTGGTACTGCAAGGTTACTTCAGATGGTGGCATGCAACTATCTATCCTTGTCATTTTGCAGCAACTTGTTGGACACTGTATATTTTCTTGTAAGCAGGTTCTTCTTTGCTTGTATATAACATAATATTAGACCATCATTGATTAAGAATTCCCCCGTCTCCTTCTTCACATGGTATAATTGAATCCTTTGATCATTCCTATCAACCTCTACTTTCAGGTTACATCAGTCCATAATAGCCCATAAGGCTAGTTGAAAGGCTGTTGAAACTGGGTTTGTAAAATACACAGCTTTAACACCATGCCAAGTGACACCGGTGTCAGTTGAAACTGGTTTTGTCATTCTTAAGTTTTCATCAGTTGATAGTTTTATAATGTTTCAGGAGTTTTTTTTCAAGCAATTGTAACTGTTAACATCCCATTTTTTGCCCTCTACCCTTGGGCCTTTGAGATTATAAATTGCTGCTTTTTCCTTTCGTTAGTGGCTCGAGAGGCACTTATATCAAGAAGCATGGGCTTTCAGTTTCAACATGTTGTATTGAAAACAGGGCACGCGTTTGGGATGCCGCTGTTAAAAGAAACCTTAAATAATTACTAACCCACTTTTTGCGTTGGTAATAATTACTAACGCTTCACTTTCGTTACTATgactaaaaaattttgttagtaataattataaaaacacacaACGGTTTTGTAAGGGAAAGCCCTTTAGTAACACCTTTTCTAACGCAGAGTATGGGTTAGTATATACTTTACAAACACGGTAGGTGCGTTAGAAAATGCTTCTTTTCTTGTAGATATTGACCAATTCTTGAAGCAAATACGGGAACAACTTTGGTTTATGCGTTAGGAGCGACACTTCGACAATAAACAGCTGACCATGTATCCAGATACCATATTTGTGACAAATCTAGAAAAGATCCTTGCAGCAGAACTTGAAGTGATTAAAGATGGCCTAGAACAACAGAGCCTTAACCTCTaaatgagaagaaaagcaaGCTCACTAAAGTCCTCAAGCAGCAGAAAAGAATAAGCAAATTggaaaaaatcgaaaaatttATCGACAATCTTACAAACCTAGAACTTCATCATGGATATACTCATTATGTTAAGAAGAACCAAGTATCTCGCTAGCGAGCACCAGAcgagtaagcaaatgaatgacaaagCAACAAAGAGAATGATGTGATCAATGTTACAGCTCCTCCGTATGGACTGGTATGTAAATATCTTGGTCCATGAATACTATGGCAATGGACATGATTAGGGTTTTAGCCCATGGTAGGCTGATTAGGATATAGCTTACTAGGCTGTTTCATTAACCATTATGacttttttaaacttaaaaatggTTGAGAGAAGAGAATTTCACTTACATTCTCCACGATGAACTTTCACATGAAAGCCGAAGTTTTTGCTATCCTTATTTTTTGTGCAATACGTCTGCCAGGCAGGACTTTGGCACCCGGCCCGGATTGCTGCTACGAATCCAGTAGGAATTTGCACTGACATTGATCTGCAACTATGCCAAGCCCATTGCTCAGAGAAATTACTGTATCTCCTACCAACAAGGGGTTTTATCCTTCCCTTTCACGTATCACAGTGGTAATGAGGTCATCCTCAATCCAATCTTCCTGGCCTTCACTTGCAAAATCTCCCAGAAGGATAAGGATTTCAGCCTTAAGTGAAGACAAAGGACCAGAAGTGATAACCATTCCAGACGAAGCAAGAGATGACAATCTGATTGGCTTTTCCACTATCCATTCTGATTCAGCTACCCAGGAATATCGGAAGACAATTTATCATTAAAATGCATCCGAAAACTTCTCCTTCAGATCCCCAAATCTGCCTTTGTGGAAACCTGGAACAAATTCAAAGGAATATAATAAGGGGAAGggaagacgagagagagagagagagagagagagagaagatgaacCACAGTCATGAGCGGATGCGCCGACGAAGGGAAGGACCGAGGTGAAGCGCGAAGGCGATCAGGCTGATGAATGGAGGGAGGTGATGCATCAGGAAAGAGCGTGTAGGGCCAATGAAGCGAGTTTGCCAGAAAAAATTCGATGGCGAAGGGTGAAGGCGAATACTCAGAAGGAGAAATCTGCAATTTCAAGACCGCGGGAAAGGGAGAGATAGCATGACATGCGAACAGAATGCGCCATTGAAGTGACCCAAAAGACATTTTACGACGCATGACGGGCAGAGCTGTCACCCTTCGCGCTGACGCTAACGCAATTGCCCAGCATAAGAGAATAATAACTGTATATACTCTCTTTGTCGTTATTTGCGAACTGTGAAGCAAATAAGTGGGAATTAGTAATTACAGAAGGGTAGAGCAGTGCGGGAGAAACCAAAGAGAAGTACGTTGGCAGGGCACAAAGTACCACGTCAATCTGCAACCCACACATCTGTTGGCCAATTTCGAATGATACTTGTGAAGATCAGCAAGAAACAGAGACATTAGAAGGAGAAATATTGAAAGTCTTTCTTGTTGTGTTCCAGATTTTCCACCAACTTGTGATCTTCCATTTTGGTTATACAGGAAATAAGTTATGATAGTCAACATAGAGAAGGCACCCTGATCAGATCTTTGATAACTACAAGTATGATGTTGCTTGAACATGTGTACTATACCTTGCAAGTTTCAATGATCAGGAGATCTGGAACAAAGGACGATTAATTTCCAAAAGGAGGAGGGAATTTGTGGTATGAAGGGGAATAACCTGCATGGCTTCAAGTAATTATTCAAATGCAGTAGAGACCAAGTTTTTTTGAGTAAAAAAAATTCTCGGGTTTATGCCAAAATATGTAATTAGTTCAAGAACGTCGAGGAACTTTTAGTACCCCTACAAGATAGGAAAACTTGTAAGTAAGCACTAAAATGGTACTATTTGGATACGAAATGAAAAAGACGACAGTATCAGCCGCAAGTTTCTCTACTAACTGTGAGATATATTGAACCGATAGCAGAAGCAGGTTACTGTTACAAGTAAAGATCTCTCATGCAGTATCTTCATCATACAAATAAAAGGGAAACAAGTGATCATGTAATCTTATCAATCAGTCTGAAAAGGTTGAAGATTTGAAGTCCACGGGTATACAATCTGATTGAGCTGCAGGAAAGAAATGATTGGGTGGCATTTCTAGATCTGCCGTTTCACTCTCGAACATGCTGACTATTTCTTTTATAGAAGGTCTATCGACAGGATTCCACTGTATGCACCACAAAGCTACAATGGTAATCTTTCTCATAGTTTCTTCTCCAATCCCAACAACTTCACGTCCTTTATCGTGGCAAAGGCGATCATATATACACTGCGGGAAATATGCTGCACTTGTATTGCTGCCACTGGAATTGGGTGTGCCTTTCATTCCAGCCAATGCCAATAGTAGCATTCCGAAACTATATACATCTGATTTGTGTGAGACATGCTTAAAGTTCCCGTAGAATACCTCCGGCGCTATGTAGCCGATCGTACCTTTCCCTTGTGTAATAGAAACCAGACTTTGTTCCTTACAGTGCAATTTTGCCAGCCCAAAGTCGGAAATTTTTGGTGTGAAATCTTCATCGAGTAATATATTATGTGGCTTGAtgtcaaagtgaatgattctcTGGTCACAACCTTGGTGTAAATACTCAATTCCCCTTGCAATGGCCACAGCTATACTCTGCAACTTCTCCAAGGCCAAGTGACAACATCCTGTGGTTTCATTCATCTGAATGTGCTTCTCCAACGAACCATTTGCCATGAATTCATATATAAGAGCTCTTCTAGATCCTTCAACACAGAAGCCCACCAGGCGAACAACATTAACATGGTGGATCCTGCCGATGGTAGCTACCTCATTAATAAACTCTTCTCCATCATTGTATGACTTCTCCATTAATTTCACAGCAACAAGATGGCCGTTAGGTAACTTTCCCTTGAAAACACTTCCATAGCCACCTTGCCCAAGCTTATGCTCAAACTTATTTGTCATTCTCTTGATCTCATTGTACGTGTATCGCGTTACTGTTAGTAATCGATAATCACTTAGAAACCTTTCAAGCTTTGCAGTTGTCAATGACTCGTACCTCCGGAAAAAGGTGCATCTTGTGCAGGAATATAATACACATGCTATGATCAGTAAGGCACAAACAGCTGCAACTCCAATACCtgtcaaacaaaaacatagtaATGATactaataataagaaaaagccAAGATTTGGATGGTTATTCAGGAATTGTTTTGAGGACCATATTGACGGGACACATCATTTGCGTGGAATTAAGGCGGGGCCGAAACTGTGTATTCACTTCAAGGCTGATGGTTGTGCTTTATACAAAGCAATATCGCGAGCCTGCCTAGTATATAATCTAACCCACTGATTGGGGGTTCCTCTCTTTGAAGACTGGCATTTTAGAAGACAAATGGGGAGAGGTTAAGCAAGTAAAGAACGATGAAGCAAGTCGGAAATGTGgttttttgcaaaattaatCATATAGATGCGATCTCTGTATTTGAAAACCTAATAACGGAAGCCATGTTCTTATTATGGCTGTTAGTTGAAGGTTACAAACGTTCGGGCCCGTGTGTTTGGGCCAAAGtgccattttcttttggaaagGGGAAACCCTCCTATAaggtcaaaaatgaaaatcaggaagtttctttttgtattatatttatttgttctcTAGGGAAATAATATATGTTGGTCTATCAGAATCAGATGCTACTGGCTAGTAACTGAAGATGCAATTTTCAAGCTCTTATAGAAATTCACTCGAGTGGAGTGCTTTCAAATTTTATGGTTACTAGGGAGGCTGAGCATATATGGAGAGGTCAAgtaattttcatgtttcgatcATATACCTGATCATGCACATAGAGATCAATATATATGAATGTGGTGCATACCTGCTATTACTCCATTCTTTGCGCCTCCTGCAATTAACGTATAGAAGTTAAATTAAATAGCGTAGAGCTCGAACAACAACAGTAAATTTAATGTGTAAACTttaaactacttgcaaatggaATAAAAAATACGAATGTTTTTAGAGGGCTTCCTCTGCATAGGATGATGGCAATTTTTTTAGGGCTTAACAGGACGGGGCCTGAATCAAAGACCAGCTTCCCTTCAGGCCTTGACTGATCATTGCAGGTTCCGGTCAGAACACCCTACCTGGCTCTGCTGCTGCCACCAAGTCAACCAAAGCTTCGGCAGGCAGTCAAATTGCCATGGTACTGGCTTCACCCTGAGgagattttttcaaaaattttcgtTTGCCTTGGAGAagaatttttttactttttttcatgtttcttcaattataataattttcttaaaaaaaattgcaaattgcCCCTCTACTATTGAGCCAGTCACTGAAAGCTGCTTCACTTTTTGTAATGTGATATTTTTATCCCTCAACTTATCGAGACACTTGTCAGACAACCATTCCAGTTATACAGATTAACAGGTTGTGATGGCTTTTAGACTGGCGGAAGGGAAACGCAACAGGATGGGGTAGCGTTGAAAATCTGAATCAAGATTGTCATATGGAAATTCCGATAGTGAAAACACCGTTAGACAATGGTTGAAGCCATAAAATTTTGGCCAATGAAACccagttataaaattttagatttttaaggAGCACCAATACACAAACAGGAAAAATGATCTTGAagtattaatatgaaaataagcacTTTTTGTTGTTCTCTCTAGTCAATTGCCTATACAGCTGCCTTGCGTGAAGCACAGAGGCAGTCTGGTTTCATTGATGGCACAAGAGAGGTGCAAAAGTGGGCAAATTTGCCATTTAAAATGCCACTTAGCATTTCCTCTAGAATTTGATGGCTGAGGCAGTCTTTTAAGTGTGAGCTTCAAAATTTAGGGTTTAAAGTCTTACATTGCAAACGTTTTTCTGCTTGATAGCTCCATAGTTGAGCGGtcatttgtattttttataGATTTCCTTACTAGGACATTCTCAAAATAATGCTTGATCTTAGCTTTTAGCCAGGTAAATCAACTCTTCGTCTCTGAGCATAACATGTTTGAAGTCAAAAGACGTTAGCAAAAAAAACTGGGAAGGATTGACGTCGATATAAATTTaaccttttcctcctttttccaACACCATTGCAAAATCTGCCAATGAAAAGAAGCACCATTGGTAACAACTGATGTAATTTCTTTCGTTCTAAAAGACAAAAGAGATGGCGTGTGATCGAACAATAACACCTAAAATTCTAAACTTAGGAAGCCGCCTTTAATTTACCAACTAGAATGTGAACAGACAAATCATTGTGAAATTCTACCCACCTATCCATGCGAGAACGTTATATGGAGAGGCCATGCGAGAAGGTTATACCGTAAAGCTACCGGAAAAGAATATGGAAAAGCAACGAACGATCGAATGGACAACGAGCTCCAAAGAACTTGATGTTTTCTCTCATACTAAAGATCTTTTTTTAACCAACAGCGGAAAAGTGAGGGGTGCCCATTTGTAACATTATGTTGTTACGAAAGACGGAGAGGGAGAGTTACCGGAGTGGTTGCAGGTGGCCAGGTGAGAATCAGCCTGGCAGAAGCAAATGAAGTTGCCCGTGGAGTCAGAGCCACAACGCCCACCTGACTGAGAGCAACCGTAGCAACTGGTCGTGGTGTCGACCGTCCAATTCATGGAGAAGCTGTCGCTCAAGGTGCTTGCCAGATTGTTAGCAGTAGACGACGCCGACACCGGGAAGATCACAGACGACTGGCAGTTCATGGCAACCGTACCAGGCGAGTCGGCGCCGAAGAAGGCGTAGGAACGCGAAGCAGCGGCAGAACAAGAAGGGACCACATTGACGGTAAAATCGTAAACACCGCCATCCCCAGAGTAACCACCACTGCCGCTACCACTGGGAGGCGTCGAGCAATTGTAGAAGAAGGTCACCTGTATCGTGGCTCCGTTGGTGAAGATGAAAGGGAGGGGATCGGTTGTACCCTTTATGTCTTGAAGGGTCATGTTCTTCCGCGGATACCGGCAGTTTCCAGGACCTTCCATGTACATGGGGTCGATGGCTACATCGATGCTGCGGGCAGAGTAGTCGATGCCGCTGACGGTGAAGTTGAGGGTGGGGGTCTGGAGGAGGAGGGTCCGGTTGTTGTCAAGACAGAGGAGGTTGAGGCCAGGGTAGCCGCATCCGCTGCCTGATTGGGAAGAAAGGGAGAAGGGGTACTGGATGAGGATCCCATCGCAGGTCTGCGGGGCGCAGGCTGTGTTGTTCGGATTTGTTGCGGAAAGAACGGGGTTGAAGAAGAGatagaagacgaagaagaagaaagttatTCGAGCAGATGAAACCCATCCGCCGGTCGAAATCATACctcagacagagagagagggagagcgagagcgagagcaAAGAAACTGCGAGACAATGGCAGAGAACCAAAAAGGCTACGCAATCAA harbors:
- the LOC116258061 gene encoding rust resistance kinase Lr10-like, with the translated sequence MISTGGWVSSARITFFFFVFYLFFNPVLSATNPNNTACAPQTCDGILIQYPFSLSSQSGSGCGYPGLNLLCLDNNRTLLLQTPTLNFTVSGIDYSARSIDVAIDPMYMEGPGNCRYPRKNMTLQDIKGTTDPLPFIFTNGATIQVTFFYNCSTPPSGSGSGGYSGDGGVYDFTVNVVPSCSAAASRSYAFFGADSPGTVAMNCQSSVIFPVSASSTANNLASTLSDSFSMNWTVDTTTSCYGCSQSGGRCGSDSTGNFICFCQADSHLATCNHSGGAKNGVIAGIGVAAVCALLIIACVLYSCTRCTFFRRYESLTTAKLERFLSDYRLLTVTRYTYNEIKRMTNKFEHKLGQGGYGSVFKGKLPNGHLVAVKLMEKSYNDGEEFINEVATIGRIHHVNVVRLVGFCVEGSRRALIYEFMANGSLEKHIQMNETTGCCHLALEKLQSIAVAIARGIEYLHQGCDQRIIHFDIKPHNILLDEDFTPKISDFGLAKLHCKEQSLVSITQGKGTIGYIAPEVFYGNFKHVSHKSDVYSFGMLLLALAGMKGTPNSSGSNTSAAYFPQCIYDRLCHDKGREVVGIGEETMRKITIVALWCIQWNPVDRPSIKEIVSMFESETADLEMPPNHFFPAAQSDCIPVDFKSSTFSD